GTGGGTTTTCCTATCACATGGTACCCACGGATATCATCTGTTCGATGCTGTGCAAACAGTGCCAATACGATCTGCGTCGGCTGGATCGGGAGGTCTGCCCGGAATGTGGCGAAGCGTTCTGCCGCGACCAGCCAAAAACATATCTGGAGTCCTTGCCGCCTAATCGCTTGCTTTTCTACAGCCAGGTCGTTGCGGTCGTACTGCCCGCCGCGGGGCTTTCGGCGTGGGTCGGCATTGCCGGCGTCTTTCTTGCCGTCCCGATCGTTTCCGTGATTGCAGGTCTCTTGTTCGCGAACTACTTCGAGCGCCAAGGCAAGTCACCGGAGTCAGGCGGGGCGTGGGGAGGCATCATCACGACCTGCCTGTTGATCCCGTTAGAACACATACCCTATGTCATCGAGCAGGCCTTCTTCTATCAAGGCCCATACCCCGAGCCCTTCTATGAAGATGGTCTGATGATGGAAATCTTTGCGTTTCCCGCTTTAGCCATCTGCATGCTCACCCCGTTCGCCGCCCTGATCGGATGGACCGCCGCGCGGTATCGATCGCGTCTGATATGAATCGCGGATCAACCAGTTCAGCGTAGCATCGGGCCCTACTGGAAAACACATCGGACAACGCCTACCGTACCCGCATGAAAACCACACTCCGATCATTGCTCGCCGCCGTACTTTGCACCTGCAGCGTGAGCGCCCCCGCCGCGGCGCAGACCGGGCCCGAGCTGATGCTGCTGCCATGGCAGGAGGGCCAGACCGCGCAGGTCTCGGGCCGGGTCTCGACGCAGGACACCGAGACCGACCGCGTCAACTTCGACCTCGACCTCACGCGCTTCGTCGGCTCGGGCCGCTTCCGCTTTAGCCCGGACAGCGACGATAGCCCGGCCGTCGGCTTCCGCTACACCCACCTCGACCTGAACACCTCGGACCCGGCGCTGCCGTCGCGTTTGGTCGACTTCTCCATCGCGTTTGGCGGGCAGATCGGCACGACCGACTTCGGGTGCGATTGCGGCGACTGGCGGGTCGGCTACACCGTCGGCGTGGGCTACGCCGGGGACGTGCCCTTCCATGATGGCGACGCGTGGTACGCGCTGGGCTCGCTGTTTGCCGTGCAGGCGATCGACCGCGATACGCAGTGGATCGTCGCGCTGCAGTACGACGGCAACCGCACGTTCCTCCCCGACATCCCGCTGCCGTCGGTCACGTACCGCGCGCGCTACAACGAACAGCTCACGTACGCGCTGGGCTTCCCGTTCAGCTCGCTCAACTGGAAGCCCAACGACCGGTGGACGGTGCTGCTGCGGACCGCGCTGTTCATCAGCGTCACCGCGCGGGTCGAGTACACCCCGGCCGAAGGGCTGGTGATCTACGGCGCGTACGAGCGCGAGGTCGACGCGTTCCAGCTCGATGGCGACGACTCCAGCCGACGGCTGATCTTCTCGCAGCAGCGCCTCGAAGCCGGCGTGCGCTACACGATATACGACAACACCACACTCACCGCCGCGGTCGGCTACGCCTTCGCCCAAGAGTTCGAGCGCGGCTACGACACCCGCGACACAAGGACCGTCCGCGACCTCGACGACGCGGTGTATGTGCGGGTCGGGGTCGAGGTAGGGTTCTGATCGTAATGCACGAATGTCGAATGGCGAATGCACGAATGAATGTCTAATGACCAAGCCCTAATGTCCAATGGCGGGTTGGGATGCTGTTCTGCATTGGACACTTGGGCTTGGTCATTTGGATTTCTTTCGCCATTCGCGCATTCGGATTTCGTACATTCCTCCCTCACGGTATTCTGCCTTGATGCCCGGACCGCCGCACAACGACCCGCGTGACGACCAGCAGCTGGTCGCCGCGATCAACCGGGGCGATGCGGATGCGTTTGAATCGCTCTACTACCGGCACCAGGAATACGCACTCAAACTCGCGATGCGGTTCTGTGGCGAACGGTCACTCGCGCTCGACGCCGTGCAGGACAGCTTCATCTATGTCTACAAGAAGTTCCCCGGCTTCACGCTCACCGCGAAGTTCACGACCTTCCTTTACCCCGTCGTCAAACACAACGCGCTGACCGCGAAGAAGAAGGCCCGCCGGACCCAGGGCCAGCCCACCGGCGACGGCGGCGACCCGCTCGACCGCCGGGCGGACACCCGCGCGCCCGACCCCGCGCGGGACCACGCCGATGCCCCGGGGCACGGCGTCGCCCAGCTCGTCGCGTCGCTGCCCGAGGCGCAGCGCGAGGTGCTCATGCTCCGCTTTGTCGACGGGCTGGCGCTCGACGAGATCGCGCAGGCCCTCGATATCCCGCTGGGCACCGTCAAGACCCGCATCCATCACGCCGTGCGCAAGCTCCGCGACGACCCGGCCACGAAAAGTTTTTTCGACATATAGAACCCGGCCACCCCGCCACGCACTTCACCCCTGGAGCGTCGGGTGCCCACTTTTCCGGGGGGGCACCCGCGAACCGCCATGAACCCACACGAACCCCACGAACCCGACACCCTGCCGCCCGGGCTGATCGACGCCCTGCGCGGCTGCGATGCCGGCCCGATCGCCCCCTCGGACGCACACGACGACGCGCTGCTGGCCGGCGTGCGCGACCACCTCGCGGGGCTGGCGATCCAGCAGCACGAGCGGCGCGGCCGATCGCGCTACGTCCTCGCCTTCCTCGGTGCCGGGGGCGCGGTCGCCGCCGCTGCGGCCGTGACGTTCGCGGTGTGGATCAACACAAACCCCTCGCCCGCCGATATGGGCCCGGTCGCGCAACAGGAAGCCGACACCCACAACAGCCGGCGGCCGACGGACGCCGGACCCGTCGACCCGGGGGCGACCGACGAAGCCGTGCCCCCCCCCGATACCCACGCCCGACCCGGCCGTGTTCCCGGTGATGTTCCGGGGAGTATTCCGGGGGCGCTCGCGGGCGACCTGGACCTGTCGGGCACGATCGACATCCTCGACGCCTTCGCGCTGGCCCGCGCGATTGAGGACGACGACCCCGCCGCGCGCTCCCGCGCCAGCGACTTCAACCGCGACGGCAAGGTCGATCTCCAAGACGCCGACTGGCTCGCGACCCAGGCCGTGTCCCTTCGCCGTGACGGGGGGCGGGGATGATGCGCAGCCGTTACGTCATCGCGATGCTCGTTGTATTGATGCTTGCCACCGGCAGCGTGATCGCCCTGGGCGCGGTGCCCTCCAAGCGTGGGGCAGACATTCCTGCCTGCCGTTCGGCGAAACCGAAATCGCCTACGTCTGCCACCGCCAAGCACACCCGCACAGCCCCTCCGCAGAAACAGGCCGAGCCCGACAACGCCGCCCGCCCCCCCGCCACCCGCTTCGCCACGCTCACCGTTTCGATCGACCCCAAGGGCGCGCCGCTGGCCGCGTATCAGTTCGAGGTCACGGCCGGGCACGCCTTCACCGTCGTCGGGCTCGATAACGCGGGCAACCCCACCTTCCCCGACGCCCCGCGCTACGACCGCTCCGCCAACGCCGACGCGACCGACCGGCTGATCGTCGCCGACTACTCGACCGCCGGGCCCGGCCAACTCATCGCCAAGCCCTACCCCGTCGCGACGATCCACGCCGCGTTCGTGCTGGACGCGGACACCGACATCAACCGCCTCATCGACAGCGTCGCGCTCGCGCTCACCGCCGCGGCCGACGCGGACGGCAACCCGATCGACGCCGACATCACCTTCGACCTCCACTTCGCACAAGGCCAGGGAACGGAATGAACATCACCCCCCATCGCGTGCTGACCTCCCTCCTGCTCCTCGTGCTGGGCGCTTCGGTACTCGGGCTGGGGGCGTGTACCGTCGACAGCTATATGGACCCGAGCGTGACCGGGGCGTACGAGGCGACGCCGGGCGCGCGCGGCGGTGCCTCCGGGAACAACGGCCCATGGGTTGAAGAGGCGGAAGATCGCTGGACTAACATCGAGTCCGCGCTCGCGGCAGAAATGGCTGCGCAAGGCCTGGCGGCTAACGGCCCCAACGCACAATCGGCAGCCCGCGCCCCCCTCGCCCTCGCCCTCGCGCGTCCCGGCGAGGACATCTGGGTGATCGTCAAGCCACCCGCCCTGCGGAATGACGAGCCCGGCACCGCCCCCCTCAACACCGACGACCACCCCGGCTGCGGCGCGATGGTCGCCTTCCGCCCCGGCACGCTCACCCCCGCCGAGGCGGATGCACGCCGACGCCTCCGCGCGGCCGGCGACCGGCGCGACTTCCCCATCGAACCCGACCTGGTCCCGCTCCCGCTCAAGCACACCGACGTCCACGCCAGCGTCGCCGGCTACATCGCATCGGTCAACGTCACCCAGCAGTTCCACAACCCGTTCGCCGAGAAGATCGAGGCGGTCTACCAGTTCCCGCTGCCCCAGGACGCCGCAGTGAGCGAGTTCGTCATGACCGTCGGCCCGCCGGACGACCCGCGCCGCATCCGCGGCATCGTCCGCGAAAAAGAGGAGGCCCAGCAGATCTACCGGCAGGCCCGCGCGCAGGGGCTCAACGCGTCGCTGCTCACGCAGGTCCGGCCCAACATCTTCGAGCAGAAGGTCGCCAACATCGAGCCGGGCCAGCAGATCGACATCGACATCACCTACTTCAACACGCTGGGCTACGCCGACGGCTGGTACACGTTTGTGTTCCCGATGGTCGTGGGGCCGAGGTTCAACCCGCCGTACAGCGACGACCCCGTGCGCGCCGTCCCGCGCGGGACGACGCCCAAACTCGATGAGCGTGGGCTTCCTGCGGGCACCGACATCCCCTACCTCCGGCCCGACGAGCGCAGCGGCCACGACATCGCGCTGACCCTCGACATTGATGCGGGCGTCTCGATCGAAGAAGCCACCTGCCACACCCACGTCGTTGAGGCCGGCGTGAACGCCGACGGGCCCAACGCCGACCACAAACTGCGTGTCGAGCTCGCCGCCGGCGACCGCATCCCCAACAAGGACTTCGTCTTCAGCTTCCGCGTCGCGGGCGAGCGCATGAAGTCCGGGCTCGTCACCCATACCGGGCCCGACGGCGAGGGCTATTTCACGCTCATGCTCTACCCCCCCGCCGACCTGGGCGCACTCGAACGCCAGCCGATGGAGATGGTCTTCGTGCTCGACTGCTCGGGGTCCATGCGCGGCGAACCACTTGCGCAGGCCAAGCAGGCCATCCGCCGGGCGCTTCATCACCTCGGCCCCGACGACACCTTCCAGGTGATCCGCTTCTCCAACAACGCCTCGACCCTGGGCCCGCGCCCGCTGCAGGCCACGCCCCGGAACATCGAGCGGGGGCTGGCTTACGTGGACTCCCTTTCCGGGGGCGGCGGGACGATGATGATCGAAGGCATCAAGGCCGCGCTCGACTTCCCCCACGACCCCCGGCGTTTCCGCACCGTCACCTTCCTCACCGACGGCTACATCGGCAACGAGACCGACATCCTCCGCGAAGTCAGCGCCCGGCTCGGCGACGCGCGCATCTTCAGCTTCGGTGTCGGGTCATCGGTCAACCGCTTCCTGCTCGAACGTATGGCCAAAGCGGGCCGGGGCGCAGCCGCGTACCTCCTGCCCGGCGACAGCGCCAACGACGTCATGGACCTCTACTTCAGCCGCATCAGCCACCCGGCCATGACCGACCTCGCGCTCGACTTCGGCGCGATGCGGACCCACAGCGTCTACCCGGCTCGGACCCCCGACCTCCTCGTGGGCCGGCCCGTCATCGTCACCGGCCGATACACCGGCGAGCCCGGCGACATCCGTATCACCGGCCG
The sequence above is a segment of the Phycisphaeraceae bacterium D3-23 genome. Coding sequences within it:
- a CDS encoding RNA polymerase sigma factor, encoding MPGPPHNDPRDDQQLVAAINRGDADAFESLYYRHQEYALKLAMRFCGERSLALDAVQDSFIYVYKKFPGFTLTAKFTTFLYPVVKHNALTAKKKARRTQGQPTGDGGDPLDRRADTRAPDPARDHADAPGHGVAQLVASLPEAQREVLMLRFVDGLALDEIAQALDIPLGTVKTRIHHAVRKLRDDPATKSFFDI
- a CDS encoding dockerin type I domain-containing protein; its protein translation is MNPHEPHEPDTLPPGLIDALRGCDAGPIAPSDAHDDALLAGVRDHLAGLAIQQHERRGRSRYVLAFLGAGGAVAAAAAVTFAVWINTNPSPADMGPVAQQEADTHNSRRPTDAGPVDPGATDEAVPPPDTHARPGRVPGDVPGSIPGALAGDLDLSGTIDILDAFALARAIEDDDPAARSRASDFNRDGKVDLQDADWLATQAVSLRRDGGRG
- a CDS encoding VIT and VWA domain-containing protein is translated as MNITPHRVLTSLLLLVLGASVLGLGACTVDSYMDPSVTGAYEATPGARGGASGNNGPWVEEAEDRWTNIESALAAEMAAQGLAANGPNAQSAARAPLALALARPGEDIWVIVKPPALRNDEPGTAPLNTDDHPGCGAMVAFRPGTLTPAEADARRRLRAAGDRRDFPIEPDLVPLPLKHTDVHASVAGYIASVNVTQQFHNPFAEKIEAVYQFPLPQDAAVSEFVMTVGPPDDPRRIRGIVREKEEAQQIYRQARAQGLNASLLTQVRPNIFEQKVANIEPGQQIDIDITYFNTLGYADGWYTFVFPMVVGPRFNPPYSDDPVRAVPRGTTPKLDERGLPAGTDIPYLRPDERSGHDIALTLDIDAGVSIEEATCHTHVVEAGVNADGPNADHKLRVELAAGDRIPNKDFVFSFRVAGERMKSGLVTHTGPDGEGYFTLMLYPPADLGALERQPMEMVFVLDCSGSMRGEPLAQAKQAIRRALHHLGPDDTFQVIRFSNNASTLGPRPLQATPRNIERGLAYVDSLSGGGGTMMIEGIKAALDFPHDPRRFRTVTFLTDGYIGNETDILREVSARLGDARIFSFGVGSSVNRFLLERMAKAGRGAAAYLLPGDSANDVMDLYFSRISHPAMTDLALDFGAMRTHSVYPARTPDLLVGRPVIVTGRYTGEPGDIRITGRAGSHDLTVTLDAAQDASTHPALAQVWARRRIADLMDQMAYHENRHPQLQSEFKRHVLVTALEYQLMSQYTAFLAVDASRVTAGDHGTTVTQPLPMPEGVRYDTTVDGETNE